The genome window GCCTTGCAGGACAGCTTGCAGGCTCTGATTCGCCCTGCAAAGATTGCCGGCGATACCGCTACCGTCAAGAAACTTACCGCAGAGCACGACTCCATCGTCAATGAACATCGCAAGATCTTTGTGAAGGACGAACTGTGGGGAGCCTACCAGGCTGCTGGTGGTACTGGCCTCAATGCCTTTACTACAGACCTCATGACTGCATACATCGTAACTCTTCCCAAAAACAAGATCGAATTGTTCATGTGGTTGGAAGCGGACCGTATGCAAAACGCCGTACTTCGTGAATTCTACTCCGAACGTGACGTAGTCCGCGAAGAACGCCGCATGCGTTATGACGACAAGCCTACTGGCCGTTATTACGAAACCTTGAACTCCATGATTTACGAGGCGTTCCCCTATCGTGTGCCTACCATCGGCTGGCCCAGTGATATTGCCAACCTGACTCGTGAAATGGCTGACGAACATTACCGCAAGTACTACAAGCCCCGTAACGCCATTCTCGTTTTGGCAGGCGACCTGGATACAACCTCCACCATGGAGATGATAAAGAAGTACTTTGCCGATATTCCTGCGGGGGAAGCTTTCCCCCCGTTAACCATCCGCGATCCGGAACAGGCCGGCGAAAAGCGCCTGACCGTAAAACGTCCTGACGCACCTAACATGTACAACCTGGTGTTCAAGACTCCAGAAGTAGGCGATGATATTCTTTACGCTCTGGATATTGCGGAAGGCGTACTGAACGGTCGTACGGGCAAACTGTACAAGCGTCTGGTTGAAGAAGAAAAACTGGCGGTTGGTGTCAGTGCCGGCAATAGCCCCAACAAGTATGTTTCCGAATTTAGCGTCCGAGTGAACATGCGACCCGATGCAGACCCCGCCAAGGTGGAAGCCATTGTCTGGGAAGAACTGGAAAAGCTGAAGACGGAACCCGTCAGCGAACGAGAATTCCAGAAGGTGAAAAATCACGCTTATGCAGGTCTCGTCCGTAGCCTTACGGATATGGAAAATGTGGCTACCATGCTTGCCTGGTACGAAATGTATGGCGACTACAAGATTTTCCTCCAGTGGGCGGACCACCTGAATAAGGTTTCTGTTGCAGACGTTCAAGCAGCAGCTCAAAAGACTTTTGTCCGGGAAAAATCTGTAGCAGGATTCCTGCTGAAGGAAAAGAAATAATGATTCAGGAAATGTTGCAGTACAATAAGGAATTCGTGGCAAGCAAAGGCTACGAAAAATTCACTACTAGCAAATACCCCGATAAGAAAATTGCCATCGTCACCTGTATGGATACTCGCCTGGTGGAACTTCTGCCGGCAGCCCTTGGCATCAAGAATGGTGACGTGAAGATGATCAAGAACGCTGGCGGCACCATTACCAATCCCTTTGATAGTACGGTGCGTAGCCTTCTCGTTGCCATCTACGAATTAGGCGTCAACGAAATCATGGTCATCGGTCATACCGGCTGCGGCGTGCAGGGCATGGACGCCCAGGAAATGCTTCACCTGATGAAAGAACGTGGTGTGGACGAGGAACACATTAGTCTCATGCGTCATTGCGGTATTGACCTGGATTCCTGGCTTCACGGATTTGAAGACACAGAAGCTGCTGTCCTTGAAACGGTGGATTTGGTGAAGAACCATCCCTTGGTTCCCAAGGATATTGTAGTTCGTGGCTATATCATGGATTCCGAGACTGGCGCGCTAAAGTCTCTATAGCAAAATCTCTATAATAATCTACTTAAGCAAGTTGCTGATTTGCTGGTCAATGTCCTGAGCTCTTTTGGAGTCTTCGTCGTAGACGGCGCAGACTTTCTGGCAGCTTAGTTCTAACAGTTTACGTGCCACGTTGGAATCCTGATGACGCAGTTCTCGCAGGGCCATGTCTATGCGTAGAATATCCGCGGTCTCCGGATAGGCCTTCATAAACTCAAAGAACTTGATCATCTGACGGTCGTATTCCATGTCGCTTTCCATGGCGAGCAAAAAAGGGATCACGCGGACGTTCAGGAGCTTGGACAAGTCCCCCACGAAATTATTCAGGGTAATTCCTTCCGGGAACAGTTCATCGGAATTCTTTTGCAAGTCATCCGTATCCACGAAATCTCCGGCTTCGATCTGGGCCAGGGCTTCGTTGAGGAAATCCATTTCCTTGCGCTTGGCTTGTTCGCGATAAACCGCCTGGTAATAAATGGGCAAGGTGGTCAGGCAATAGTGGGCCTGGCCTGCACCGATAAACTCACCGATGTAGTAAATGTCGGCATCTTCAGAAAGAATCTGTTCCTCGTTCTCGAAACTTCCGATTCGGGCAGGAATAGGAATCACTTCCATACTGGAAAGTTCGTGGAGTCGTTCGCGCATCTTGTCCACGTCCACATTCTCGGGAATGTCGATACCTTCGGACTCCATATGCTGGAGCATGTTGTCGAACTTTTCGTCCATGGCCTCGGTAATGGCCTTGCGCTGAGACTTGGTAGGAATGGCCTGACGGAAATCCCCTTCCAGGG of Fibrobacter sp. UWR4 contains these proteins:
- a CDS encoding pitrilysin family protein, producing the protein MKFSRKVLLPVVAALSIVLPSSVFADVNLPVHREVLPNGLTVLLHPNNQAPTVSCRLFYVTGSVHEVPGKSGLAHLLEHELFKGTKKVGIQDSVADVRFMALQDSLQALIRPAKIAGDTATVKKLTAEHDSIVNEHRKIFVKDELWGAYQAAGGTGLNAFTTDLMTAYIVTLPKNKIELFMWLEADRMQNAVLREFYSERDVVREERRMRYDDKPTGRYYETLNSMIYEAFPYRVPTIGWPSDIANLTREMADEHYRKYYKPRNAILVLAGDLDTTSTMEMIKKYFADIPAGEAFPPLTIRDPEQAGEKRLTVKRPDAPNMYNLVFKTPEVGDDILYALDIAEGVLNGRTGKLYKRLVEEEKLAVGVSAGNSPNKYVSEFSVRVNMRPDADPAKVEAIVWEELEKLKTEPVSEREFQKVKNHAYAGLVRSLTDMENVATMLAWYEMYGDYKIFLQWADHLNKVSVADVQAAAQKTFVREKSVAGFLLKEKK
- a CDS encoding carbonic anhydrase: MIQEMLQYNKEFVASKGYEKFTTSKYPDKKIAIVTCMDTRLVELLPAALGIKNGDVKMIKNAGGTITNPFDSTVRSLLVAIYELGVNEIMVIGHTGCGVQGMDAQEMLHLMKERGVDEEHISLMRHCGIDLDSWLHGFEDTEAAVLETVDLVKNHPLVPKDIVVRGYIMDSETGALKSL